The following are encoded in a window of Mycobacterium vicinigordonae genomic DNA:
- a CDS encoding site-2 protease family protein, protein MRPSPIFVGLIGATAVGAELAWTAGSSVRPLAYAGVFIFVIAGWLVSLCLHEFGHAYTAWRFGDRDVAVRGYLDLDPRRYASPGLSLVLPMIFIALGGIGLPGAAVYLQTSFMTPTRRTLVSLAGPAMNLGLAVLLLGAARVFYDPAHRVLAAGLAFLGFLQVTAVVLNLLPVPGLDGYDALEPHLSPQTQRAVAPAKQFGLFILLVVLLAPGLNAWFFQFVYWLFGFSGVSPRLAMAGGVLTRFWSAWV, encoded by the coding sequence GTGCGCCCAAGCCCGATTTTTGTTGGCCTGATCGGCGCGACGGCTGTGGGCGCGGAGCTGGCCTGGACCGCCGGATCGTCCGTGCGGCCGTTGGCTTACGCGGGCGTTTTCATCTTCGTCATCGCCGGTTGGCTGGTGTCGCTATGCCTGCACGAGTTCGGCCACGCCTACACCGCATGGCGCTTTGGCGACCGCGACGTGGCCGTCCGTGGCTACCTGGACCTGGATCCACGGCGCTACGCCAGCCCGGGGCTGTCGCTGGTGTTGCCGATGATCTTCATCGCGCTGGGCGGCATCGGGCTGCCGGGCGCCGCGGTGTACTTGCAGACCTCGTTCATGACTCCCACGCGCCGCACCCTGGTCAGCTTGGCCGGCCCGGCGATGAACCTGGGCCTGGCCGTGCTGCTGCTGGGGGCGGCCCGGGTGTTCTATGACCCAGCACACCGGGTCCTGGCCGCCGGTCTGGCATTCCTGGGGTTCCTACAGGTCACCGCGGTGGTGCTGAACCTGTTGCCGGTGCCGGGTCTGGACGGCTACGACGCGCTGGAGCCGCACCTGAGCCCGCAGACGCAGCGGGCGGTGGCACCCGCCAAGCAGTTCGGCCTGTTCATCCTGCTGGTCGTGCTGTTGGCCCCCGGGCTGAATGCGTGGTTCTTCCAGTTCGTGTACTGGCTTTTCGGCTTCTCGGGGGTGTCGCCGCGGCTTGCGATGGCCGGGGGCGTGCTGACCCGGTTCTGGAGTGCCTGGGTCTGA
- the fbaA gene encoding class II fructose-bisphosphate aldolase produces MPIATPEIYAEMLGRAKENAYAFPAINCTSSETINAAVKGFADAGSDGIIQFSTGGAEFGSGLGVKDMVTGAVALAEFTHIVAAKYPINVALHTDHCPKDKLDTYVRPLLAISAERVGKGQNPLFQSHMWDGSAVPIDENLEIAQELLKQAAAAKIILEIEIGVVGGEEDGVANEINDKLYTTPEDFEKTIEALGHGEHGHYLLAATFGNVHGVYKPGNVKLRPDILAQGQKVAAAKLGLSGDAKPFDFVFHGGSGSEKSEIEEALRYGVVKMNVDTDTQYAFTRPIVGHMFTNYDGVLKVDGDVGSKKVYDPRSYLKKAEAGMTERVIEACNDLHCAGKSLAG; encoded by the coding sequence ATGCCCATCGCAACGCCCGAGATTTACGCCGAGATGCTGGGACGCGCCAAGGAGAACGCGTACGCGTTCCCGGCCATCAACTGCACGTCCTCGGAGACCATCAACGCGGCCGTCAAAGGCTTCGCCGACGCCGGCAGTGACGGCATCATTCAGTTCTCGACGGGTGGAGCGGAATTCGGTTCCGGACTGGGCGTCAAGGACATGGTGACGGGCGCGGTGGCACTGGCCGAGTTCACCCACATCGTCGCGGCCAAGTATCCGATCAACGTCGCACTGCACACCGACCACTGTCCGAAGGACAAGCTGGATACCTACGTGCGGCCGCTGCTGGCCATCTCCGCCGAGCGAGTCGGCAAGGGCCAGAACCCGCTGTTCCAGTCGCACATGTGGGACGGCTCGGCGGTGCCGATCGACGAGAACCTGGAGATCGCGCAGGAACTGCTCAAGCAGGCGGCGGCCGCCAAGATCATCCTCGAGATCGAGATCGGCGTCGTCGGCGGCGAGGAAGACGGCGTCGCCAACGAGATCAACGACAAGCTCTACACCACTCCCGAAGACTTCGAGAAGACCATTGAGGCGCTCGGGCACGGCGAGCACGGCCACTACCTGTTGGCTGCCACGTTCGGAAATGTGCACGGCGTGTACAAGCCGGGCAACGTCAAGCTGCGCCCGGACATCCTGGCCCAGGGTCAGAAGGTGGCCGCGGCCAAGCTGGGGTTGTCCGGTGACGCCAAGCCGTTCGACTTTGTCTTCCACGGTGGCTCGGGCTCGGAGAAGTCGGAGATCGAGGAGGCGCTGCGGTACGGCGTGGTGAAGATGAACGTGGACACCGACACCCAGTACGCGTTCACCCGCCCGATCGTGGGCCATATGTTCACCAACTACGACGGCGTGCTCAAGGTCGACGGCGACGTGGGGTCAAAGAAGGTCTACGACCCGCGTAGCTATCTCAAAAAGGCCGAGGCCGGGATGACCGAGCGGGTGATCGAAGCCTGCAACGACCTGCACTGCGCCGGCAAGTCGCTGGCCGGCTAG
- a CDS encoding cation diffusion facilitator family transporter, protein MGAGHSHTPAEADASRMIPRMVGAAAILATFFVVELTTALVINSIALLADAGHMLTDVVAVFMGLAAVVLARRGSASPNRTYGWHRAEVFTAVANAVLLVGVALFILYEAIDRLKEAPAVPGVPMIVVALSGVAANFLVATLLRAHSEASLAVKGAYMEVVADTVGSIGVLIAGIVTVTTHWPYADVVVAVLVALWVLPRAIALARAALRILSESSPAHIDVEELRAALGAVDGVTDVHDLHVWTLSPGKDVVTAHLTSGSDSVRVLQEARAVLSARGLDHATVQVDCPEGHCEETF, encoded by the coding sequence ATGGGAGCCGGACACAGCCACACGCCCGCCGAGGCGGACGCGTCGCGGATGATCCCGCGGATGGTCGGCGCCGCAGCCATCCTGGCGACGTTCTTCGTCGTCGAACTGACGACCGCGCTGGTGATCAACTCAATCGCGCTGCTGGCCGACGCCGGACACATGCTCACCGACGTAGTCGCCGTGTTCATGGGGCTAGCCGCTGTCGTGCTGGCCCGCCGGGGCAGCGCATCGCCTAATCGCACCTACGGCTGGCATCGAGCCGAAGTATTCACCGCAGTGGCTAATGCCGTGCTGCTGGTCGGCGTCGCGCTGTTCATCCTCTACGAGGCCATCGACCGGCTCAAGGAAGCGCCGGCGGTACCCGGCGTACCGATGATCGTGGTCGCGCTGTCCGGGGTGGCCGCAAACTTCCTGGTGGCGACGCTGCTGCGGGCACACTCGGAAGCCAGTCTGGCCGTCAAGGGCGCCTACATGGAGGTCGTCGCCGACACCGTCGGCAGCATCGGAGTGCTGATCGCGGGCATCGTCACCGTCACCACGCACTGGCCCTACGCCGACGTGGTGGTCGCGGTGCTCGTAGCGCTGTGGGTACTGCCGCGGGCGATCGCGCTGGCCCGCGCGGCGCTGCGCATCCTGTCCGAGTCGTCGCCGGCCCATATCGACGTCGAGGAGCTACGTGCGGCCCTGGGTGCGGTCGACGGCGTCACCGATGTGCACGACCTGCACGTGTGGACACTGTCCCCCGGCAAAGACGTGGTCACCGCTCACCTGACCAGCGGCAGCGACTCGGTCCGCGTCTTGCAGGAAGCGCGCGCAGTATTGTCAGCCCGCGGACTGGATCACGCCACGGTCCAAGTCGACTGCCCGGAAGGGCATTGCGAGGAAACGTTCTAA
- a CDS encoding DUF3151 domain-containing protein: protein MTPMGDLLGPDPVLLPGDSEAEAELLAKEKPGIVAAAHPSASVAWAALAEEALAEDRAITAYAYARTGYHRGLDQLRRNGWKGFGPVPFSHEPNRGFLRCVAALARAADAIGETDEQRRCLDLLDDCDPAARPALGL from the coding sequence ATGACTCCGATGGGTGATCTTCTGGGACCTGATCCTGTCCTATTGCCTGGCGATAGCGAAGCCGAAGCGGAGCTGCTCGCCAAGGAAAAGCCGGGCATCGTCGCCGCCGCGCATCCGTCCGCTTCGGTGGCATGGGCCGCGCTGGCCGAGGAGGCACTGGCCGAGGACCGGGCCATCACGGCCTATGCCTATGCCCGCACCGGCTATCACCGTGGTTTGGACCAGCTGCGTCGCAACGGCTGGAAGGGCTTCGGGCCGGTGCCGTTCTCGCACGAGCCCAACCGCGGTTTTCTGCGCTGTGTGGCCGCGCTGGCACGGGCCGCCGACGCCATCGGTGAGACCGATGAGCAGCGCCGCTGCCTGGATCTGCTCGACGACTGCGACCCCGCTGCTCGTCCCGCGCTGGGCCTTTAG
- a CDS encoding PaaI family thioesterase, with protein sequence MTDVPQNPTDIDPDYEHHGGFPEFGPASPGPGFGKFVAAMRRLQDLAVSSDPGDDVWDEAAERATALVELLAPSQAEEGKSPAGRTPDLPGMGSLLMPPWDLTRYGADGVEMTGYFSRFHVGGNMAVHGGVLPLLFDHMFGMISHAAGRPISRTAFLHVDYRKITPIDTPLRISGRVTRVEGRKAFVAAELCDGDGAVLAEGNGLMVRLLPGQP encoded by the coding sequence GTGACCGACGTCCCGCAGAACCCCACCGATATAGACCCCGACTACGAGCACCACGGCGGCTTCCCGGAATTCGGCCCGGCCAGTCCGGGACCCGGGTTCGGCAAGTTCGTGGCGGCAATGCGCCGGTTGCAGGACCTGGCCGTGTCGTCCGACCCCGGCGACGACGTATGGGACGAGGCGGCCGAGCGCGCCACCGCCCTGGTTGAATTGCTGGCTCCGTCTCAAGCCGAAGAGGGCAAGTCACCCGCCGGACGGACTCCGGACCTACCCGGCATGGGCAGCCTGCTGATGCCGCCGTGGGACCTGACCCGCTACGGTGCCGACGGCGTCGAGATGACTGGCTATTTCAGCCGCTTCCACGTCGGCGGCAACATGGCGGTGCACGGCGGTGTGTTGCCGCTGCTGTTTGACCACATGTTCGGCATGATCTCGCATGCCGCCGGGCGGCCGATCAGCCGCACGGCTTTCCTGCACGTCGACTACCGCAAGATCACCCCGATCGACACGCCGCTACGGATCAGCGGCCGGGTGACCCGCGTCGAGGGCCGCAAAGCGTTCGTCGCCGCCGAACTGTGCGACGGCGACGGCGCCGTGCTGGCCGAAGGTAATGGCCTGATGGTGCGTCTGCTGCCCGGCCAGCCCTGA
- a CDS encoding adenylosuccinate synthase, which translates to MPAIVLIGAQWGDEGKGKATDLLGGRVQWVVRYQGGNNAGHTVVLPTGENFALHLIPSGVLTPGVTNVIGNGVVIDPGVLLDELKGLEDRDVDTSKLLISADAHLLMPYHVAIDKVTERYMGSKKIGTTGRGIGPCYQDKIARMGIRVADVLDPDQLAHKVEASLEFKNQVLVKIYNRKALEPGQVVDALLEQAAGFRHRIADTRLLLNNALDAGETVLLEGSQGTLLDVDHGTYPYVTSSNPTAGGAAVGSGIGPTRIGTVLGILKAYTTRVGSGPFPTELFDENGEYLSKTGGEFGVTTGRRRRCGWFDAVIARYATRVNGITDYFLTKLDVLSSLQTVPVCVGYDVDGKRTDEMPMTQRDLCHAKPVYEELPGWWEDISDAREFDDLPAKARDYVLRLEELAGTHVSCIGVGPGRDQTIVRRDVLRARP; encoded by the coding sequence ATGCCGGCAATCGTCCTCATCGGCGCCCAATGGGGTGACGAGGGCAAAGGTAAAGCGACGGATCTGCTCGGCGGACGCGTGCAGTGGGTAGTTCGCTATCAGGGTGGCAATAATGCCGGCCATACCGTGGTGTTGCCCACCGGCGAGAACTTCGCCCTGCACCTCATCCCGTCGGGCGTGCTGACGCCCGGGGTTACCAACGTGATCGGCAACGGCGTGGTGATCGACCCCGGCGTCCTGCTCGACGAGCTCAAAGGCCTCGAAGACCGCGATGTCGACACCTCCAAGCTGCTCATCTCCGCCGACGCGCACCTGCTGATGCCCTATCACGTGGCCATCGACAAGGTCACCGAGCGCTACATGGGCAGCAAGAAGATTGGCACCACCGGACGCGGCATCGGCCCCTGCTACCAGGACAAGATCGCCCGGATGGGGATCCGGGTCGCCGACGTGCTGGACCCCGATCAACTCGCGCACAAGGTTGAGGCGTCCCTGGAGTTCAAGAACCAGGTGCTGGTCAAAATCTATAACCGCAAGGCGCTCGAACCCGGCCAGGTGGTCGACGCGCTACTGGAGCAAGCCGCAGGTTTCCGGCACCGCATCGCCGACACCCGGCTGCTGCTCAATAACGCCTTGGACGCCGGCGAGACGGTGCTGCTGGAAGGCTCGCAGGGCACCCTGCTGGACGTCGACCACGGCACCTACCCGTACGTTACGTCGTCGAATCCCACCGCCGGCGGCGCGGCGGTGGGCTCCGGCATCGGCCCGACCCGGATCGGCACGGTGCTGGGGATCCTCAAGGCCTACACCACCCGGGTGGGCTCGGGACCGTTCCCCACCGAGCTGTTCGACGAGAACGGCGAATATCTGTCCAAGACCGGTGGGGAGTTCGGGGTGACGACTGGCCGGCGGCGCCGCTGCGGCTGGTTCGACGCCGTCATCGCGCGCTACGCCACCCGGGTCAACGGGATCACCGACTACTTCCTGACCAAGCTCGACGTGCTGTCCAGCCTGCAGACGGTGCCGGTCTGCGTTGGCTACGACGTCGACGGCAAACGCACCGACGAGATGCCGATGACCCAGCGCGACCTGTGCCACGCCAAGCCGGTGTATGAGGAACTGCCCGGCTGGTGGGAGGACATCTCCGACGCCCGCGAGTTCGACGACCTTCCGGCCAAGGCCCGCGACTATGTGCTACGGCTGGAAGAGCTTGCCGGAACGCATGTTTCGTGCATCGGTGTGGGACCGGGGCGGGACCAGACCATCGTGCGGCGCGATGTGCTGCGGGCTCGCCCGTGA
- a CDS encoding peptidase M50 — protein MPSKRVKANHQPPVAAVLLFDDARVPRALAALPVHRNLTADLDPLLRDFRRLVVVGSDADLAMVLTRLLRTDRLDMEVAYAPRRRTCATRAYRLPAGRRAARRALRGSASRVPLIRDETATVLVGRTRWLPVEGATAIRGEAVVDDTVLFDGDAAELWVEPTLAVPGLRAALADQGWWRRWVGGRAAQLGTTGAVVQRDGVTAPRAVRRSTFYRNVEGWLLVR, from the coding sequence ATGCCGTCAAAACGCGTGAAAGCCAACCATCAGCCGCCCGTTGCGGCCGTTCTGCTGTTCGACGACGCGCGGGTGCCGCGCGCGCTGGCCGCTTTGCCCGTCCATCGCAACTTGACGGCCGACCTCGACCCGCTGCTGCGGGACTTCCGGCGATTGGTGGTGGTGGGGTCTGATGCCGACCTGGCCATGGTGTTGACGCGGCTGCTGCGCACCGATCGGCTCGACATGGAAGTGGCCTACGCGCCCCGGCGGCGGACTTGCGCCACCCGCGCCTACCGGTTGCCTGCTGGGCGGCGCGCGGCAAGACGGGCGCTTCGCGGCAGCGCGAGCAGGGTGCCGTTGATCCGCGACGAGACCGCAACGGTGCTGGTGGGTCGGACCCGCTGGTTGCCGGTCGAGGGGGCTACGGCGATCCGCGGCGAGGCGGTGGTCGACGACACCGTACTTTTCGACGGCGATGCCGCCGAGCTGTGGGTCGAGCCCACCCTGGCGGTGCCGGGGCTGCGGGCCGCGCTCGCGGATCAGGGGTGGTGGCGCCGCTGGGTCGGTGGCCGGGCCGCGCAGCTGGGCACCACCGGGGCGGTCGTGCAACGCGACGGAGTGACGGCGCCGCGGGCGGTGCGCCGGTCGACGTTCTACCGCAACGTCGAAGGGTGGCTGCTGGTTCGGTAG
- a CDS encoding PPE family protein, giving the protein MEFGALPPEINSARIYSGPGSAPLMQAAASWAQLASELHATADSYNAVLAGLTSEEWLGPSSLSMAAAATPYVAWMRATATQAEQAGAQALAAANAYEAAYAATVPPAEIAANRSTTMSLVQTNVFGQNTPAIATSEADYGEMWAQDIVAMDGYAGNSQAAAQLTPFVPPPATTNDTALLGETAASAAAAPAAPLIPLPSPFEDLDLLVLASLGLAGASFVVALGQFGEEVRSDEIEEEELEHANELEQKEIQGDAPGIAEPNPVIPDELRPAPAAAGAAAVAGRATSIGGLTVPQSWFMPPAARQVAAMFPGTTPLVMTGAGDGGYSMVAAGVAGASLAGLAARGANSPATPTPTQAAAAAGAAGAARPAANAPAIPAAAAAAQFPGLPQGLPPGVVANLAATLAAIPGATIIVVPPDPNQQQ; this is encoded by the coding sequence CTGGAATTCGGCGCGCTCCCACCCGAAATCAACTCGGCCAGAATCTACTCCGGCCCCGGCTCGGCGCCGCTGATGCAAGCCGCCGCAAGCTGGGCGCAGCTGGCCAGCGAACTCCACGCGACGGCGGATTCGTACAACGCAGTGCTGGCCGGACTCACCAGCGAGGAGTGGCTGGGCCCCTCGTCGTTGTCGATGGCCGCCGCCGCAACGCCGTACGTGGCGTGGATGCGTGCCACCGCCACCCAGGCCGAGCAGGCCGGAGCCCAGGCTTTGGCCGCGGCGAACGCCTACGAGGCGGCGTACGCCGCCACGGTGCCGCCGGCGGAGATCGCGGCCAATCGCAGCACGACAATGTCGCTGGTCCAGACCAACGTCTTCGGGCAAAACACACCGGCGATCGCTACCAGCGAGGCCGACTATGGCGAGATGTGGGCCCAAGACATCGTCGCGATGGACGGCTATGCCGGCAATTCCCAGGCCGCCGCCCAACTGACGCCGTTCGTCCCGCCGCCGGCGACCACCAATGACACCGCCCTGCTCGGCGAGACCGCCGCAAGTGCCGCCGCCGCACCGGCCGCGCCACTGATTCCGTTGCCAAGCCCATTCGAGGATCTCGACCTACTGGTGCTCGCCAGCTTGGGTCTGGCCGGCGCCAGCTTCGTGGTGGCGCTCGGGCAATTCGGCGAAGAAGTTCGCAGCGACGAGATCGAGGAAGAGGAACTCGAGCACGCAAACGAGCTCGAACAAAAAGAGATTCAGGGCGACGCGCCGGGCATCGCGGAGCCGAACCCGGTAATCCCGGACGAATTGCGGCCGGCCCCCGCCGCGGCGGGGGCCGCGGCCGTGGCCGGCCGTGCCACCAGTATCGGCGGCCTCACTGTCCCGCAGAGCTGGTTCATGCCCCCGGCGGCGCGCCAGGTAGCGGCGATGTTCCCCGGCACCACGCCGCTGGTCATGACCGGCGCAGGGGACGGCGGTTACTCGATGGTGGCGGCGGGGGTGGCCGGGGCCAGCCTGGCCGGGCTGGCGGCCCGGGGTGCCAACTCGCCTGCGACGCCGACTCCAACCCAAGCCGCTGCGGCAGCTGGCGCTGCGGGCGCGGCCAGACCGGCCGCCAACGCACCGGCAATACCGGCGGCAGCGGCCGCGGCGCAGTTCCCGGGCCTGCCGCAGGGCCTGCCGCCGGGAGTGGTGGCGAATCTCGCGGCGACCCTGGCGGCTATTCCCGGAGCGACCATCATCGTGGTGCCGCCGGACCCGAACCAGCAGCAGTGA